In Puniceicoccus vermicola, one DNA window encodes the following:
- a CDS encoding DUF5993 family protein, with product MAALIFLFLLATLFAATRSPKGLVDVLFIVTFILMVILFLHHSTDTLQINL from the coding sequence ATGGCCGCTCTGATCTTCCTCTTTCTCCTCGCCACGCTCTTTGCGGCGACCCGGTCCCCGAAAGGTCTCGTCGACGTTCTGTTCATCGTCACGTTCATCCTCATGGTGATTCTCTTTCTTCACCATTCGACGGATACCTTGCAGATCAACCTCTAG